One stretch of Anaerolineales bacterium DNA includes these proteins:
- the cydB gene encoding cytochrome d ubiquinol oxidase subunit II, protein MSLNTLWFIFIAVLYTGFFILEGFDFGVGILLPFLGKNDTQRRTIINTIGPHWDGNEVWLIAAGGATFAAFPNWYATLFSGFYLPLFLVLIGLIVRGVAFEFRSKDENPTWRSLWDWCIFTGSLLAAVLLPIAFSNLVRGVPIDANMQYVGGFFNLLNPFALLAALAVVVLLIFHGAAFLSIKTEGELEQRAKGVVRSLWLLVVLILVIFIVTAFITTDIRLRLSVLPILFPVLGAAAILISGYFLRKEQYGRVFLMTCLTVAFVVLTIFAFLYPRVMVSSLNPLWSLNIENAASSFTTLRLMTIVTLIFLPIVLLYQGWTYWIFRKRVSGDAKKLTY, encoded by the coding sequence ATGAGCCTGAATACACTTTGGTTTATATTTATCGCCGTCCTCTATACAGGTTTCTTCATCTTGGAAGGCTTCGATTTTGGGGTGGGTATCCTGCTACCATTCCTGGGGAAAAACGATACTCAACGCCGAACAATCATCAATACCATCGGACCGCATTGGGATGGTAATGAGGTGTGGTTAATCGCTGCAGGTGGGGCTACCTTTGCAGCCTTCCCGAACTGGTACGCCACCCTGTTCAGCGGATTCTATCTGCCGTTGTTCCTGGTGTTGATCGGGTTGATTGTGCGTGGGGTAGCTTTCGAGTTCCGCAGCAAGGATGAGAACCCCACCTGGCGCTCTTTGTGGGACTGGTGCATCTTTACAGGTAGCCTGTTGGCCGCCGTCCTGTTACCCATTGCGTTTTCCAACCTGGTGCGTGGGGTCCCAATTGATGCCAATATGCAGTATGTGGGAGGGTTTTTTAACCTATTGAATCCCTTTGCACTCCTGGCTGCTCTGGCAGTCGTTGTGCTCCTGATTTTCCATGGGGCAGCTTTCCTGTCAATTAAGACCGAGGGGGAGCTTGAACAAAGAGCAAAAGGTGTGGTCCGCTCGCTCTGGTTATTGGTTGTCCTGATCCTGGTCATTTTCATTGTCACCGCCTTCATCACCACCGATATCCGCCTGCGATTAAGCGTCCTCCCCATCTTGTTCCCTGTCTTGGGGGCAGCAGCTATCCTGATAAGCGGGTATTTCCTGCGAAAAGAGCAATACGGCAGGGTGTTCTTGATGACCTGCCTCACCGTCGCATTCGTTGTCCTGACCATCTTCGCTTTCCTGTATCCACGCGTGATGGTGTCGAGTTTAAACCCATTATGGAGCTTGAATATCGAAAATGCGGCTTCATCTTTTACCACCTTACGGTTAATGACCATCGTAACCTTGATCTTCCTGCCGATCGTCTTGCTTTACCAGGGCTGGACGTATTGGATCTTTCGTAAACGTGTTTCGGGGGATGCTAAAAAGCTAACCTATTGA
- a CDS encoding alpha/beta hydrolase, translating to MKWLKKFWWVVLLGALAVAVIGFVAWGSIVPAPMPEAIAALQSDEQVQVTTEPWLVFEPTQQIPTTGFIIYPGGRVDPRSYAPQANTIAEQGYLVVIVPMPLNLAVFGSGKAGAVIEAYLEIDSWVIGGHSLGGSMAASYAYNHPDQIDGLVLWASYPASSNDLTNSGIKVASISASLDGLATPDKIEASRSLLPADTNWLEIDGGNHAQFGWYGDQAGDNPATITREAQQAQVIQATFDLIKSVSTATQ from the coding sequence ATGAAATGGTTGAAGAAATTCTGGTGGGTGGTTCTGCTTGGCGCCCTGGCTGTTGCTGTGATCGGATTTGTGGCCTGGGGATCGATCGTCCCAGCCCCCATGCCTGAAGCCATCGCGGCATTGCAATCGGATGAACAGGTCCAGGTGACCACTGAACCCTGGCTGGTTTTCGAGCCTACCCAGCAAATCCCAACAACCGGCTTTATCATTTACCCGGGCGGGCGGGTGGATCCGCGTTCTTATGCACCCCAGGCTAATACGATTGCCGAGCAAGGTTACCTGGTCGTCATTGTGCCCATGCCGCTCAATCTGGCTGTCTTCGGCTCTGGCAAAGCAGGAGCGGTCATTGAAGCTTATCTAGAGATTGACAGTTGGGTGATTGGCGGGCACTCCTTAGGCGGCTCGATGGCCGCTTCATACGCTTATAATCACCCCGATCAAATCGATGGGCTTGTTTTATGGGCCTCCTACCCGGCCAGCAGTAACGACCTCACCAACAGCGGAATAAAGGTCGCCTCTATATCTGCAAGCCTGGATGGATTGGCGACACCAGATAAAATTGAAGCTTCACGCAGTTTATTACCCGCCGATACTAACTGGCTGGAGATCGATGGGGGCAATCATGCCCAATTCGGCTGGTATGGTGACCAGGCCGGTGATAACCCTGCAACCATCACCCGCGAGGCACAGCAGGCCCAGGTCATCCAGGCAACCTTCGACCTTATAAAATCTGTCAGCACTGCCACCCAATAA
- a CDS encoding glycosyltransferase WbuB, whose translation MHILLIHQAFAALDEPGGTRHHELARYLASQGNRVTIIASPISYLTGKARSARIPWAERQLDGDLITIIRAYTYPALHRSFAYRLVSFFSFMKSSFLIGLGAKDVDLVWGTSPPIFQGLTAWSVARLKGVPFLFEVRDLWPAFAVAVGVLKNPLLVWLSERLERFLYKHADLLVVNSPGFIDHVKSRGAKRVELVPNGTDTLMFSPNLDGKPFRQQHGLDGKFVALYAGAHGLSNDLGTVLKAAQILRPRADIQIVLLGDGKDKPLLQAKAAQAGLGNVLFLPPIAKVDMPAALAAADACIAILKPIEMYKTTYPNKVFDYMAAGKPVVLAIDGVIREVVVQAGGGIPIQPGDPAALAQAILQLADDPKAAHQMGLNARSYVETHFDRNELATNLLVLINNLAV comes from the coding sequence GTGCACATCCTATTAATCCACCAGGCGTTTGCAGCTCTTGATGAACCCGGCGGAACCCGTCACCATGAGCTGGCCCGTTATCTGGCTTCTCAGGGCAATCGAGTAACAATTATCGCCAGCCCGATCAGCTACCTGACCGGTAAAGCCCGTTCAGCCAGGATCCCCTGGGCCGAGAGACAGTTGGATGGTGATCTCATCACCATCATCCGGGCATATACCTATCCGGCGCTGCATCGCAGCTTCGCCTACCGCCTGGTAAGTTTTTTTAGCTTCATGAAATCGTCTTTCCTGATTGGGTTGGGAGCAAAAGATGTCGATCTTGTGTGGGGCACCAGCCCACCCATTTTTCAAGGCCTCACCGCCTGGTCTGTTGCCAGGTTAAAAGGAGTGCCTTTTCTTTTCGAGGTGCGGGATCTATGGCCAGCATTTGCTGTAGCAGTAGGTGTGCTGAAAAATCCTTTATTAGTATGGCTATCTGAGAGGCTGGAACGATTCCTATATAAGCATGCCGACCTGCTGGTGGTCAACTCGCCAGGATTTATCGATCATGTGAAATCCCGCGGAGCGAAGCGGGTGGAACTGGTTCCAAACGGGACCGACACGCTGATGTTCAGCCCAAACTTGGATGGCAAGCCATTCAGGCAGCAGCATGGTTTAGATGGAAAGTTCGTTGCCTTGTATGCAGGCGCCCATGGGCTATCAAACGACCTGGGCACAGTGCTCAAAGCTGCACAGATCTTGCGCCCCAGGGCCGATATCCAGATCGTCCTCCTGGGTGACGGAAAAGACAAACCTCTCTTGCAAGCCAAGGCCGCGCAAGCGGGACTGGGAAACGTCCTGTTCCTGCCCCCGATAGCCAAAGTCGACATGCCAGCTGCACTCGCTGCTGCGGATGCCTGCATTGCCATTCTCAAACCCATCGAAATGTATAAAACCACCTATCCGAACAAGGTCTTTGATTATATGGCTGCCGGAAAGCCTGTAGTGCTGGCCATCGATGGTGTCATCCGTGAGGTTGTGGTGCAAGCTGGGGGCGGCATCCCCATCCAACCGGGTGATCCGGCTGCACTGGCGCAAGCCATTTTGCAACTGGCAGACGATCCGAAAGCAGCACATCAGATGGGCCTCAATGCCCGTAGTTATGTGGAGACCCATTTCGACCGGAACGAACTGGCAACAAATTTATTGGTATTGATTAATAACTTAGCCGTATGA
- a CDS encoding DNA mismatch repair protein MutT: MKPRSAVILIENNRIALIERYRSGLHYFVFPGGKIKVNETPEAAARRETLEELGLEVEIGRMVAEVWYLETPQYYFLARVAGGEFGTGSGGEMHSSPDSMKGSHLPVWMPVDDIIVQPVLPSLVAGLVQASYHQGWPAEPFTITDQ; this comes from the coding sequence ATGAAACCTAGGTCAGCGGTCATCCTCATCGAAAATAACCGCATCGCCCTGATCGAGCGCTACCGATCAGGGCTGCACTATTTCGTCTTTCCCGGTGGAAAGATCAAGGTAAACGAAACACCTGAAGCTGCTGCTCGCCGCGAGACGCTGGAAGAGCTCGGACTGGAAGTCGAAATCGGCCGTATGGTCGCTGAAGTCTGGTACCTGGAGACTCCCCAGTATTATTTTCTTGCCCGGGTGGCTGGCGGGGAGTTTGGTACGGGATCAGGTGGAGAGATGCACTCCTCGCCCGATTCGATGAAAGGCTCACACCTGCCAGTCTGGATGCCCGTGGACGATATAATTGTTCAGCCGGTCCTGCCCAGCCTTGTTGCAGGTCTTGTGCAGGCGTCCTATCACCAGGGATGGCCCGCCGAGCCATTTACAATCACAGATCAGTAA
- a CDS encoding aminopeptidase, with the protein MSDNFHKGIFMATQPFFKLAQILVDHSTYVKPGDRVAIETTTNAVELVSHIYELVLQRGGHPHILLNLPDQDQVFFKFANPDQLAYTPTFQQLVTDQFEVYIRVRADIDPRCLSDVPAEKQSQRQKGMAPVRNRMLQRGADNSLRWVLTQFPTEGYAKEAGMSLPEYTQFLLAACHADENTPNPVAHWEFIRLQQSRMIESIEGHELIKLQGPNVDLSLSVKGRKFNNSFGRHNLPDGEIYTGPVEGSANGWVKFTYPAIYQGRVVEGVELEFKNGRVVSARAKVGEDLLKAMIDSDEGSHYLGEFAIGTNFEIDRFTRNILFDEKLGGTFHLALGAGYPETGSKNTSVIHWDMICDLRHDSEMLVDGTAIYRNGKFI; encoded by the coding sequence ATGTCAGACAACTTTCATAAAGGAATATTTATGGCTACCCAACCTTTCTTCAAATTAGCTCAAATCCTTGTGGATCACTCCACGTATGTGAAACCCGGAGACCGGGTTGCAATCGAAACGACAACCAATGCCGTTGAATTGGTAAGTCATATCTACGAGCTGGTGCTCCAACGCGGTGGGCACCCCCATATCCTACTAAACCTCCCTGATCAGGACCAGGTATTTTTCAAGTTTGCCAATCCTGACCAGCTGGCATATACCCCAACCTTTCAGCAGCTAGTCACCGACCAGTTTGAAGTATATATCCGCGTGCGGGCTGATATCGATCCACGCTGTCTCAGCGATGTACCTGCCGAGAAGCAGTCGCAACGACAGAAAGGGATGGCCCCGGTACGCAACCGGATGTTGCAGCGGGGTGCAGATAACTCGCTGCGCTGGGTGCTCACCCAGTTCCCAACCGAAGGCTATGCCAAAGAGGCTGGCATGAGCCTTCCAGAATATACCCAGTTCTTGCTGGCAGCCTGCCACGCAGATGAAAATACGCCCAACCCAGTGGCTCATTGGGAGTTTATCCGCCTGCAGCAGAGCCGCATGATCGAGAGCATTGAAGGTCATGAACTGATCAAATTGCAGGGTCCCAATGTCGACCTGAGCCTTTCAGTGAAAGGTCGCAAGTTCAACAATTCATTCGGCAGGCATAACCTGCCGGATGGCGAGATCTATACCGGTCCAGTCGAGGGATCGGCCAACGGTTGGGTGAAATTCACCTACCCTGCGATCTACCAAGGCAGGGTTGTGGAAGGTGTGGAGCTGGAGTTTAAAAACGGCAGGGTAGTTTCGGCCAGGGCCAAAGTAGGCGAGGACCTGCTAAAGGCAATGATTGACTCAGATGAAGGCTCACATTATCTGGGTGAATTTGCCATCGGCACGAATTTCGAGATCGATCGGTTCACCCGCAATATACTCTTTGACGAAAAATTGGGGGGTACATTCCACCTTGCCCTGGGCGCGGGGTACCCCGAAACTGGCAGCAAAAACACCAGCGTGATTCACTGGGACATGATTTGCGACCTGCGACACGATTCTGAAATGTTGGTGGATGGCACAGCGATCTACCGAAATGGGAAATTCATCTGA
- a CDS encoding ABC transporter — protein MKIDPRLLKEARYAQYLIALAICLGLIGGFLIILQARGVAKVVNQVFLENKNLQAVIPIIAAVVLIISIRAILIWGSETTAGSAGRKIKQGLREQLIAHLHALGPANLQGEVGGTENQTGALVNLATEGIDALDAYFSQYLPQLALAALVPIAILIFVFPLDPLSGVILLVTAPLLPVFMYLIGSAAETLTRKQWLGLSRMSAYFLDVLQGLTTLKALGRSQRQAGMIQEVSDQYRRITMGVLKVTFLSALALELVATLSTAVVAVEIGVRLLYGRLAFEQAFCILLLAPEFYLPLRLLGTRFHAGMAGVEAAKRIYEILDQPLPSSHQNGATDRHSPQPVTTPPTITFNNVKFAYANDPVVLDQVSFDVPAGKITALTGDSGAGKSTLTWLLMRFLLPQAGEILVDGERLAQFPLDAWHASLAWVPQNPYLFNDTIAANIRLADPQANINAVQHAARLAHADEFIRGLPHGYETLIGERGTRLSMGQAQRIALARAFLKDAPLLILDEATSHLDPETNELIQDSIRQLTCDRTVLIIAHQQATIQNADQVVKLSHGKVETTAQQVHLPKVATPAVKYRHGLDAPPMESKPGLALNPPESLKDKPAQPRLPLSRLLKTMLPFWPRIGLAMGLGFATILSGVGLMAASAYIISAAALHPSIAELQVAIVGVRFFGLSRGVFRYLERLTSHDVTFRLLASWRVWFYQALEPLAPARLKRYHSGDLLTRAIRDIGSLETFYVRALNPPLVAILVSGVVLLFLNNFGLPLVWGLMVFLIFAGILQPILTTYQARGLGVRMLAERAQLSTLLIDSFQGLPDLIAFGQADQQQLRVRQAGNRLIKIQGRIANLSAVHTALGSLFSNLAMITVLVLGIQMVSEGQLSGVYLGVVALTALTCFEAIQPLPQVAQNLEANRAALGRLYELVDAPQPVVDLDSPRELPARKDLEIQNLSFAYPAWADSESPSTEVTFSLKDISFDLPQGKHIALLGASGAGKSTLANLLMRFWEYQQGSIRLGGNELHDYPQEHIRGLIGLVGQDTYLFCATVKENLLIAKPSATDVEIMQALGYAQLDNFIRSLPAGTDTWIGEHGFRLSAGERQRLAIARLILKDAPLLILDEPTVNLDPATEGKVLNSVQQLSRGRSTITISQNMVGLESMDEILVLRAGEVTERGTHVELLAKHGLYYRMWNLYHQIV, from the coding sequence ATGAAGATCGACCCACGCCTGCTCAAGGAAGCTAGATACGCCCAATACTTGATCGCCCTGGCAATCTGCCTGGGGTTGATTGGTGGATTCCTGATCATCCTCCAGGCACGCGGTGTGGCCAAAGTGGTAAACCAGGTATTTCTTGAAAACAAAAACCTGCAGGCGGTCATTCCCATCATCGCTGCGGTTGTTCTCATCATTTCCATACGAGCAATATTAATCTGGGGGAGTGAAACCACAGCTGGTTCAGCTGGAAGGAAGATTAAACAGGGTTTACGTGAGCAATTGATTGCCCACCTCCACGCCCTTGGTCCGGCTAATTTACAAGGCGAGGTAGGAGGAACGGAAAATCAAACTGGTGCACTGGTCAACCTGGCGACGGAAGGCATTGACGCGCTCGATGCGTATTTCAGCCAATACCTGCCACAGCTTGCCTTGGCAGCTCTGGTCCCAATTGCGATTTTAATCTTCGTATTTCCTCTAGATCCATTGTCGGGAGTCATCCTGCTGGTTACTGCGCCGCTGCTACCAGTTTTCATGTACCTGATTGGCAGCGCCGCTGAAACGCTTACCCGAAAACAATGGCTAGGGCTAAGCAGGATGAGCGCTTATTTCCTGGATGTGCTGCAAGGCTTAACTACGCTAAAGGCCCTTGGCCGAAGCCAAAGACAGGCTGGGATGATCCAGGAGGTCAGTGACCAGTATCGTCGCATAACCATGGGGGTACTAAAGGTTACCTTCCTATCGGCACTGGCGTTGGAGCTGGTCGCCACGCTCAGCACTGCGGTTGTGGCGGTCGAGATTGGCGTCCGCTTGCTCTACGGACGTCTGGCATTCGAACAGGCCTTCTGTATTCTCCTGCTTGCGCCTGAATTCTACCTACCCCTGCGATTATTAGGCACACGCTTTCATGCTGGCATGGCGGGTGTGGAAGCAGCCAAGCGGATTTATGAGATACTCGACCAACCTCTGCCATCCTCGCACCAAAATGGAGCAACTGATCGACATTCTCCACAACCTGTGACCACACCACCAACAATCACCTTTAACAACGTCAAGTTCGCCTATGCGAACGATCCGGTCGTCCTTGACCAGGTTTCCTTCGATGTGCCCGCAGGAAAAATCACCGCTCTGACCGGTGACAGCGGAGCTGGTAAATCCACCCTGACCTGGCTATTAATGCGCTTTCTCCTGCCCCAAGCAGGTGAGATTCTGGTCGATGGAGAGCGCCTCGCGCAATTTCCACTTGATGCATGGCATGCCAGCCTAGCCTGGGTGCCGCAAAATCCCTACCTCTTCAATGATACGATCGCCGCGAATATCCGCCTCGCGGATCCACAGGCTAACATTAACGCGGTCCAGCATGCCGCTCGCCTGGCACATGCTGATGAGTTCATCCGCGGACTGCCCCACGGATACGAGACTCTGATTGGTGAACGCGGTACTCGCTTAAGCATGGGTCAGGCCCAGCGTATTGCCTTGGCCCGTGCCTTCCTCAAGGATGCCCCACTCCTGATCTTGGATGAAGCCACTTCGCACCTTGACCCTGAAACGAATGAATTAATCCAGGATTCGATCCGGCAATTAACCTGCGACCGCACTGTCTTGATTATTGCTCATCAGCAAGCTACCATCCAGAATGCCGACCAGGTGGTCAAATTGAGCCATGGGAAGGTTGAAACCACGGCTCAGCAGGTGCACTTGCCGAAGGTAGCAACACCAGCAGTAAAGTATAGGCATGGACTTGACGCGCCTCCCATGGAATCGAAACCGGGGTTGGCACTCAACCCGCCTGAATCGCTGAAAGACAAGCCAGCTCAGCCAAGGCTGCCATTGTCCCGCCTGCTCAAGACGATGCTTCCCTTCTGGCCCAGGATTGGATTGGCGATGGGGTTGGGATTTGCCACCATTCTCAGCGGTGTAGGTTTGATGGCAGCTTCGGCGTATATCATCTCCGCAGCTGCACTCCACCCATCCATCGCAGAGCTGCAGGTGGCGATCGTGGGGGTACGTTTTTTTGGGCTGTCGCGCGGGGTCTTTCGCTATCTTGAGCGGCTCACCTCCCACGATGTGACCTTCCGCTTGCTGGCCAGCTGGCGAGTATGGTTTTACCAGGCTCTGGAACCTCTGGCACCTGCTCGCCTCAAACGCTACCACAGCGGAGACCTGCTCACACGCGCCATCCGGGATATCGGCTCGCTCGAGACATTCTATGTAAGGGCGTTGAACCCTCCGCTGGTCGCCATCCTGGTCAGTGGGGTTGTCTTGCTCTTCCTCAACAACTTTGGCTTACCACTGGTCTGGGGACTGATGGTCTTTCTCATCTTTGCAGGCATTCTCCAGCCCATCCTCACCACGTATCAAGCGCGCGGGTTAGGCGTTAGAATGCTTGCTGAGCGAGCCCAGCTCAGCACGCTATTGATCGACAGCTTTCAAGGCCTGCCTGACTTGATCGCTTTCGGTCAGGCAGATCAACAACAACTGCGGGTACGGCAGGCGGGAAACCGGTTAATCAAGATCCAGGGCCGCATCGCTAATCTATCTGCAGTACATACTGCATTGGGGAGCCTGTTTTCCAACCTGGCGATGATCACTGTGCTGGTACTCGGTATTCAAATGGTCAGCGAGGGTCAGCTCTCGGGTGTGTACCTCGGCGTGGTGGCATTAACTGCCCTTACCTGCTTTGAGGCCATCCAACCCCTTCCCCAGGTAGCCCAGAATCTCGAAGCGAACCGGGCTGCACTGGGGAGGCTGTACGAGCTGGTGGATGCACCGCAGCCTGTGGTCGACCTCGATTCACCCCGTGAGTTGCCTGCAAGGAAAGACCTGGAAATTCAAAATCTTTCATTTGCATACCCAGCCTGGGCTGACTCTGAATCGCCATCAACAGAAGTTACCTTCAGTCTGAAAGATATCTCGTTCGACCTGCCTCAAGGGAAGCATATTGCCCTCCTTGGTGCAAGCGGAGCGGGAAAATCAACCCTGGCCAATCTGCTCATGCGGTTTTGGGAGTATCAGCAAGGTTCGATCAGATTGGGCGGTAATGAGCTACACGATTACCCCCAGGAGCATATCCGGGGGCTGATTGGGTTGGTAGGTCAAGATACTTATTTGTTCTGTGCGACGGTTAAAGAAAACCTGCTGATTGCAAAACCATCTGCAACAGATGTAGAGATTATGCAGGCGTTAGGTTATGCCCAGCTGGATAATTTTATCCGCTCCCTACCGGCAGGGACTGATACTTGGATCGGCGAGCATGGTTTTCGATTGAGTGCAGGAGAGCGCCAGAGGCTGGCAATTGCTCGGCTCATTCTGAAGGATGCTCCACTGCTGATCCTGGATGAGCCGACGGTCAATCTCGACCCCGCCACGGAAGGCAAAGTATTAAACTCCGTCCAGCAATTAAGCCGCGGTCGCAGCACGATTACCATCAGCCAGAACATGGTGGGTCTTGAAAGCATGGATGAGATCCTGGTCCTGCGCGCAGGTGAAGTGACCGAGCGCGGTACGCATGTTGAATTACTGGCAAAGCACGGCCTATATTACCGCATGTGGAACCTTTATCATCAAATCGTGTAA
- a CDS encoding oxidoreductase has translation MKQLLQNIHTGETVIAEVPIQQVQAGMALVRTQASLVSAGTERMLVEFAEKNLVGKALSRPDLVNQVVDKARREGVLSTIEAAFTRLDQPMPLGYSSAGVIEAVGEGLKSFKVGDRVACAGGGYAVHAEYELVPQNLLALLPEQVDFESAAFTTLGAIALHGFRLVGAQLGESVGVIGLGLLGLLTVLLARAAGCQVFGVDLDESRVRLAKELGATATLRENAALAALAFSHGCGLDNILICADTPSNDPVELAGEIARDRGRVVAIGAVGLSIPRKVYYTKELSFINSRSYGPGRYDPTYEEGGLDYPIGYVRWTEGRNLEAFVSLLAEGRVDVKPLITHRFPIAEAPSAYELITGKSKQPFLGVLLTYPDTKQITKPPKAEEPVIKSNLPVTGVNAVRLGVIGAGNFANAVMLPAIKKLPEIELVSITSGSGYHAHYATQKFGFKYTAESEHQILQDPQINTVAILTRHHLHAEQVIRALQAGKHVFCEKPLATTREQLAAIKQELLSREVSPLLMVGFNRRFAPFAQTLNNFISPRSEPLVATYRINAGNIPLTHWVQDPIQGGGRIIGEACHFIDFITFLVGSPPVMVTATALPDDSRYREDNVAIILIFKDGSIGTITYLANGDKVFPKERIEVFSGGKVGVLDDFRQLELVAHGKRKVIHSRLRQDKGHRAEWHAFSKALIAGSTPPIPYDQLFAVTEATFAAIDALHSQKTILLDTASA, from the coding sequence ATGAAACAGCTCCTCCAAAACATTCATACCGGCGAGACAGTGATTGCAGAGGTACCCATTCAACAAGTTCAGGCTGGCATGGCCCTTGTTCGCACCCAGGCCTCTCTGGTATCAGCTGGGACAGAACGCATGTTGGTGGAGTTTGCCGAAAAGAATTTGGTCGGGAAAGCCCTATCGCGCCCTGACCTGGTGAACCAGGTGGTTGATAAAGCCCGCCGCGAAGGTGTATTATCCACCATCGAAGCGGCATTTACCCGCTTGGACCAACCCATGCCACTCGGCTATTCATCTGCAGGGGTGATCGAGGCAGTAGGAGAGGGACTAAAGAGCTTCAAGGTTGGTGACCGGGTAGCCTGCGCAGGTGGGGGTTATGCAGTCCACGCAGAATATGAGCTGGTACCGCAAAACCTGCTGGCGTTACTTCCAGAGCAAGTGGATTTCGAATCAGCGGCATTCACCACCCTCGGGGCGATCGCCTTGCATGGTTTCAGGCTGGTAGGTGCTCAGTTGGGTGAATCGGTGGGTGTGATTGGGTTGGGTTTATTGGGCTTGTTGACGGTCCTGCTGGCGCGTGCGGCTGGCTGCCAGGTCTTCGGTGTAGACCTGGATGAATCGCGTGTGAGGCTGGCTAAGGAGCTAGGTGCCACCGCCACGCTACGTGAAAACGCAGCTCTAGCGGCCCTGGCATTCTCCCACGGCTGCGGGTTGGATAATATCCTGATCTGCGCCGATACCCCAAGCAACGACCCGGTTGAATTGGCGGGTGAAATCGCCCGTGATCGCGGGCGCGTGGTGGCTATCGGGGCGGTAGGATTGAGTATTCCTCGCAAGGTTTACTATACCAAGGAGCTCTCATTCATAAATTCCCGTTCGTATGGGCCTGGTCGGTATGATCCAACCTACGAAGAAGGTGGCCTGGATTATCCAATTGGCTATGTGCGTTGGACAGAAGGGCGCAACCTTGAAGCTTTTGTGAGCCTGCTGGCAGAGGGCCGGGTGGACGTAAAACCGCTCATCACGCACCGTTTTCCCATCGCCGAAGCACCCTCGGCATATGAGCTCATCACAGGTAAATCGAAACAGCCCTTCCTGGGAGTGCTGCTGACATATCCAGATACGAAACAAATAACCAAACCACCTAAAGCTGAAGAACCGGTCATCAAGTCGAACCTGCCGGTCACCGGGGTGAATGCTGTGCGCCTGGGAGTGATCGGGGCTGGGAACTTCGCCAATGCAGTCATGCTGCCAGCGATAAAGAAGCTACCAGAGATTGAGCTGGTTTCCATCACATCCGGGAGTGGCTATCACGCCCACTATGCAACCCAGAAATTCGGCTTTAAGTACACCGCCGAGAGCGAGCATCAAATCCTGCAAGACCCGCAGATCAACACGGTCGCCATCCTGACCCGCCACCACTTACATGCTGAACAGGTCATACGAGCGCTGCAAGCCGGTAAACATGTCTTCTGCGAGAAGCCCCTGGCGACTACCCGTGAGCAGCTGGCTGCGATCAAGCAGGAGTTACTCAGCCGCGAAGTATCTCCACTGCTCATGGTGGGCTTTAACCGGCGTTTCGCACCTTTTGCCCAAACGTTAAATAACTTCATCAGTCCACGCTCCGAGCCCCTGGTCGCCACCTACCGCATCAATGCCGGTAATATTCCCCTCACGCATTGGGTCCAGGATCCCATCCAGGGTGGGGGCCGGATCATCGGCGAGGCTTGCCACTTCATCGATTTCATAACATTCCTAGTGGGTTCCCCGCCTGTCATGGTGACTGCTACTGCGTTACCGGATGATAGCCGGTATCGAGAAGATAATGTCGCGATTATCTTAATCTTCAAGGACGGCTCAATTGGCACCATCACCTACCTGGCCAATGGCGACAAGGTGTTTCCTAAGGAACGTATCGAGGTTTTTTCCGGGGGAAAGGTGGGCGTGCTGGATGATTTCCGCCAGCTGGAGCTGGTTGCACATGGCAAGCGAAAGGTTATTCATTCGCGCCTGCGCCAGGATAAAGGCCACCGCGCTGAATGGCACGCCTTCTCAAAAGCGCTGATTGCTGGTAGTACACCTCCCATTCCATACGACCAGCTGTTCGCTGTTACTGAAGCAACTTTTGCCGCAATAGATGCTCTCCACTCCCAAAAGACCATCTTGCTCGATACAGCCTCTGCCTGA